DNA sequence from the Drosophila sechellia strain sech25 chromosome 3L, ASM438219v1, whole genome shotgun sequence genome:
AGGGCATTTTCTCGCAAGAAGCCTTTCAGGTGGGTTCTTCAAAattcttttaatatatttaccaaaggtattaatatatttttactgACAGTTGAATTTTCTTGCAGGCCTCCAAGGATAAGCAGCTCCATGCTTCATCCCTTGAGATATTCAATATAGCAATAGATACATTATATAGCTGCCTTGATCTGTATCTTTGCACTCTGGCTGTCCTCTGGAAATTGACGGTGGGATGGTATCGCTATGCGGGCAGCACTTGGCTGAATGTGACATTTATGACTGTGTTTTCCACCTACTTGGTTGTCCGGAAGTTGCCATCCCTGTTTTACGAGAAACTTGTCCTGGATCCCAGATACAATGTGGATCCTGAAAAGACACCGCCCTTGTTGGGTTTGATTTGCGCGCTGGTTTTTGTCGTCGTTTTCCTACAGGCAAGTTATTCtaatttttcgaaaaatatACATTCTCGATTTCGATTTTCCTCAGGTTGCCGTCATTCCGCTGACTGCGATTTTCATGGCCATTCATATGCTAAGTGAGTGGTATTTCACACTATTCGTTTGGCTAGGTCTGGTGGGTTTGTCCGTCCTGGTATTGGCATTTGTTGGACTGTTCGGAGTGCCCTGTTTGGGCAAGAGTCGCAAAATGAATAGTACCGATATGGATAATAGCTTGAAAGGGGTACTGGACGACTTCAAGTTTCCTGGCCGGGTCTATATGGTACACACCTTCCATGTGGGTCGTCCGACGGCCTGGGTAATgggatgctgctgttgcctgCGTTTGGATATCCACGATAACCTGATGTGGAACCGCGGTTTCAGCTCCGATGATTTCGACTGGGGTCAGATGGGTGCTGGTCTGAATGACGAGCAGTTGGCCGCCTTTGTGGCCCATCAGTTGGCCCATTGGAAACTGTGGCATGTGGCAAAGGGACTGGCATTGATCTACTTTTATCTCTTGATATATCTACTGCTCTTCGGAATTTGTAACAGGTGGATAACGTTGTATGCGGCCGCGGGCTTTACGACATTCTATCCCAGTTCCGTGGGCTTTTGGCTGGTGTACAAGTATCTAATGCCCATCTATCATGATATATCCACTTGGATAGTGTTCTTTTGTATACGGCACTTTGAGTACGCCGCCGATGCCTATGTCAATCGCCGGGGTTACGGACCACCGATGAGGGCCGCTCTGCTCAAACTTTTTTCGGATGATTACGAGTTTCCCTATGTGGACCACTGCTACCTCATGTGGCATCGCCTACGCCCATCGATCCTGCAACGCATCGATAATCTGCAGCGATTGAATATGACCAATGGTGTCTCCACAGCATGATAACTGAATGCCTTTCGATTAAATCACAAATATAACCCCTTCTTCCTGATTTAAAGTATTTCTTAAATTGCATCCTAGTTATCTCTTGAATGTAAGTCCTCTACCGCTTCGAAAAGTCCTGAAAGAGAACAGTTCCTGCCTGACAGTCCTGGGATTTAACTTTAAGTGTACGGGTAGAGAGCAGGGGAAGTTTCCTGTCCCAGCCGAAACTTTTCCGttgtgttttaattaaaattcgtTTCAAATAAGCCGCTGTCACACCGCTCCCCCCCTCACCCGATTTTTCTCTTTGGGTGTTAAAAGCTAATTTCCCCTCGGTGCGAGGGTTGCACAAACCGCATCTGAGACTACGAAAAGTCTTTAAACTTTGGAAATTAATATCATAGCAAAGCTTCCGAAACTAGAAGACAGACTTTATTCAACTAGTTTTTGTAGTAGTTAagacatatgtacatatttgaacggcaaactttaaaaatattttgtagaaACAActaacatatttatattttcaaaatttgataaaatattttgaagtTATTTGGGTGATGAAAATTGACAAATTTTGAATCTGAACCATCTGCATCTATTGAGCAATACGATTATGGATATTGTTTACGGCTTTTTTGCACAGGTTCCCTATTTCGCGGTGCGCTTTGAATTTTATGCCTTTTTTATGCTCACTTTTTGCGGGAACACAGACTTTTCCACCTCACTGTGCGGCTGCTTTTGAGCCCACTCTGCGTTTTCATTGTCTCGGTAATAAAAACTTGCGTGTTGAAATGCCAAAACTCCCACGGAAATCCCCCTTTGGCTAGCAAGATATTGAAACATTTGCCACGCTATATGTATTTAGTATTTTTTATAGGTAAACACGGCTGGTGTCTATTTTTTAACGACCGCCCGACagaattatattttatttttccctcaatatttattttaaatgcctGTCGACGACATTCAAGTTAATGTGCCACCAGACAGTGTCAGTCAAACAATAAGTGGGAGTAACACGACCATCAAATACCCTTTAAAGTGGTGACATAAGTTTTACTTTGTGGTAAGAACTTACTATTTTACTTTACtattttaaacaaacttaaaatatttttaaatttacaacCATTCGTTGATTGTGAAATGTGGCATACCCTTAggaataatataaaatttataaaaattaagaCCCAAATAAAAAGCACAGCGATCGTAAACTTTTGGTCCTCGACACCAACTGGCAATTGAAATCGCTTACattcggtgggtggtgggtggtgagATGGGTGGTTTGTTGATTGGTGGGTGGTGCTGTGGTTGGGGGTGCAAAATGGTAAGTCTCATTTATGACCAGAACGAGTAGAGAAAAAATTGCGGGTCTGTCGCATTTTTTACCGCCATCCTTCTTCATTTTCCACTTTGCTGCCATTTTGGAACGCAACTTAATTAGCCTACGACTTTAAACGGATTGATGGTTGCGAACGGGGACGAAGTGCAGGGTATCTGAGGGCAGATAGAGTCTGCCTCTGAGCCAGTTTCCTCGCTAAATCAATTACACAATCAAACGGCTGACAATTTTCAGCTCACAGCGAGGATGGGTGAAATTGGATGCCTGCCATTTTGGGTAcaccaaaaaatatatatttaaaagtttgtaaaagaaaagaaatagCTTAAGGTAAAGGGATATTGATAACACTTCGCTTTCAGTCTAATTTATGGACTTTTCCAGCACTAATATATCCACACGTTCTTTGATGCACTTGTTGTAGCACATTTTCGTTCTCTGTAGCACATTCACTCACATGCAGATAAGTGAAAAATGAAACATAACAGAAAGGGGGAAGGGGAGGCTGAAGAAAAGGGGCAGTGGGGCGTGGGCGTAATGCAGACGCATGTGGATGGAAGAGGTCCTGCGA
Encoded proteins:
- the LOC6605257 gene encoding CAAX prenyl protease 1 homolog translates to MNSFALYQDPLRGEVLKISGNQIGMSMVPRKVSFSDPILLRHILCLVIVVHNSFHLILCCRQLKLCKRTSVPPKQMEGIFSQEAFQASKDKQLHASSLEIFNIAIDTLYSCLDLYLCTLAVLWKLTVGWYRYAGSTWLNVTFMTVFSTYLVVRKLPSLFYEKLVLDPRYNVDPEKTPPLLGLICALVFVVVFLQVAVIPLTAIFMAIHMLSEWYFTLFVWLGLVGLSVLVLAFVGLFGVPCLGKSRKMNSTDMDNSLKGVLDDFKFPGRVYMVHTFHVGRPTAWVMGCCCCLRLDIHDNLMWNRGFSSDDFDWGQMGAGLNDEQLAAFVAHQLAHWKLWHVAKGLALIYFYLLIYLLLFGICNRWITLYAAAGFTTFYPSSVGFWLVYKYLMPIYHDISTWIVFFCIRHFEYAADAYVNRRGYGPPMRAALLKLFSDDYEFPYVDHCYLMWHRLRPSILQRIDNLQRLNMTNGVSTA